Proteins from a single region of Fodinibius sp. Rm-B-1B1-1:
- a CDS encoding DUF58 domain-containing protein encodes MISKEILQKVRKIEIRTKGKVNSLFGGEYQSAFKGRGMEFSEVREYHYGDDIRQIDWNVTARTGDPFIKQFEEEREQTLMLCVDISPSGTFGSKGQSKRELSIEICAVLAFSAIKNGDKVGLILFTDEIEKVIPPKKGRLHVLRLIREMLTAEPQGSGTDISEALAYVNRLLNRRAIIILASDFQDADYDQQLKITNRKHDLVNIFINDKLEDELPDLGLVPLRDAETGQEVLVDTSSEKVRQQFQKKRKIAKDKLRDQFLRMKIDMIELETNTSYIRPLMTFFRRRMHRY; translated from the coding sequence ATGATCTCGAAAGAAATACTTCAGAAAGTCCGTAAAATTGAAATCCGTACCAAAGGAAAGGTTAATAGTCTTTTTGGTGGTGAATATCAGTCTGCTTTCAAGGGACGAGGTATGGAATTTTCGGAAGTACGGGAATATCATTACGGAGATGACATTCGACAAATTGACTGGAATGTTACCGCTCGCACCGGAGATCCCTTCATAAAACAGTTTGAAGAAGAGCGCGAACAGACGCTGATGCTGTGCGTGGATATCTCACCAAGCGGAACTTTTGGCAGTAAGGGACAAAGTAAACGAGAACTTTCGATTGAAATCTGTGCCGTTTTAGCTTTTAGTGCAATCAAAAATGGGGATAAAGTGGGGCTCATTCTATTTACGGATGAGATCGAAAAAGTCATACCTCCCAAGAAAGGTCGTTTGCACGTATTACGGCTTATCCGTGAAATGCTCACCGCAGAGCCTCAAGGTTCGGGGACTGACATCAGCGAAGCCCTTGCTTACGTCAATCGTCTTTTAAATAGACGAGCTATTATTATTTTAGCCAGCGACTTTCAGGATGCTGATTACGACCAGCAACTCAAAATTACCAATCGTAAACACGACTTGGTAAACATTTTTATAAACGACAAGCTTGAGGATGAGCTTCCCGACCTTGGATTGGTGCCCCTCCGAGATGCAGAAACCGGACAGGAAGTTCTGGTTGATACCTCAAGTGAAAAAGTTCGGCAGCAGTTTCAGAAAAAGAGGAAAATAGCCAAAGATAAACTTCGTGATCAATTTTTGCGGATGAAAATCGACATGATTGAACTCGAGACAAACACCTCTTACATTCGTCCACTCATGACCTTCTTTCGCCGACGAATGCACCGTTATTAA
- a CDS encoding DUF5683 domain-containing protein produces the protein MSLFLSAAILICAPATAYPQSVHRTFSHNTDYNLANGISYHQPFVALNDTLGQGVNTDLPDPSSVLYKSMIIPGWGQIVNKQAWKVPIVYGILGGLGYFSVHLTKKYHDYRAAYYNLNPRPPSNEPPTDQRFGPTPSYIPENASLEQIRNLRNEYRNNRDLVYVGIVLAYGLNIIDAYVFAHMRSFDVSEDLSMRPTISPGIMAQSNAPGITLSIDLITK, from the coding sequence TTGAGTCTATTTCTTAGCGCGGCCATTCTTATTTGTGCTCCTGCAACAGCTTATCCACAATCTGTACATAGAACCTTTAGCCATAACACAGATTATAACTTAGCTAATGGAATAAGCTATCATCAACCATTTGTTGCACTTAATGATACGCTGGGACAAGGTGTTAATACGGATCTACCCGATCCCTCGAGTGTATTATACAAGTCGATGATTATTCCGGGGTGGGGACAGATTGTAAATAAACAAGCTTGGAAGGTACCTATTGTATATGGCATATTAGGAGGATTGGGATATTTTAGTGTTCATTTGACGAAAAAATATCATGACTACAGAGCTGCGTATTATAATTTAAATCCGCGACCGCCATCAAATGAACCCCCAACTGATCAACGTTTCGGTCCAACACCTTCGTATATTCCAGAGAATGCCAGTTTGGAACAAATTCGAAATCTCAGAAATGAGTATCGGAATAATCGCGATCTTGTTTATGTAGGAATTGTTCTGGCTTATGGGCTAAATATTATAGATGCTTATGTGTTTGCACATATGCGTTCGTTTGATGTATCAGAAGATTTGAGTATGCGCCCTACAATTAGTCCCGGTATTATGGCACAATCAAATGCGCCTGGTATAACACTTTCAATTGATTTAATTACTAAATAG
- a CDS encoding ParB/RepB/Spo0J family partition protein, which yields MASKKVLGRGLGAFFPEYDEEGEGKENKSAEKNEGEGSPYVEPQKRVNIVLQVPVENIRPNPHQPRKEFNEDRLGELSDSIAKHGLIQPITVRYIGEKRFELISGERRLRAAKLAGLEEIPAYIREVNDEDIISYALIENIQREDLNPIEVALGYQRLIEEAGYTQAEVAERVGKNRSTVTNMLRLLNLPAFIQAGLRDQKISMGHARALLSIEDEEVQEKIYKNILDKGYSVRKTEKVIRKLKEDRDKKSKKKENSGESAFLKEISNRLRSTLSTKVNIKSKKNGGEIRIEYYSDEELDRLLDLFESIS from the coding sequence ATGGCATCAAAAAAGGTTTTAGGTCGAGGATTAGGAGCATTCTTTCCAGAGTATGATGAAGAGGGTGAAGGAAAGGAAAATAAGTCAGCTGAAAAGAATGAAGGAGAAGGTTCGCCATATGTAGAGCCTCAAAAGCGAGTCAACATTGTCTTACAGGTTCCGGTCGAAAATATACGTCCGAATCCCCATCAGCCCCGAAAAGAGTTTAATGAAGATCGTCTTGGTGAGCTTTCTGATTCTATTGCCAAGCATGGATTGATCCAGCCGATAACGGTGCGTTATATCGGTGAAAAGCGTTTTGAGCTGATTAGCGGGGAACGTCGATTGCGGGCGGCAAAACTGGCTGGTCTGGAAGAGATCCCTGCCTATATTCGGGAGGTTAATGATGAAGATATTATTTCGTATGCTCTTATTGAAAACATCCAGCGTGAGGATCTAAATCCTATTGAGGTTGCGCTTGGCTATCAGCGACTTATTGAGGAGGCCGGATATACCCAAGCGGAGGTGGCAGAACGTGTTGGTAAAAATCGCTCTACGGTTACTAATATGCTTCGGTTGTTAAACTTGCCTGCATTTATTCAGGCGGGGCTTCGCGATCAAAAAATTTCGATGGGCCACGCCCGCGCCTTGCTTTCTATTGAGGATGAAGAGGTTCAGGAAAAAATTTATAAGAATATTCTTGATAAAGGCTATTCGGTGCGAAAAACAGAGAAAGTTATCCGAAAGCTAAAAGAAGACAGGGACAAAAAGTCCAAGAAAAAGGAAAATAGCGGCGAAAGTGCTTTTTTAAAGGAAATATCGAACCGCCTACGAAGTACGTTAAGCACGAAAGTGAATATAAAATCGAAAAAGAATGGTGGTGAAATACGTATTGAATATTATTCGGATGAGGAGCTGGATCGCCTGCTCGATCTTTTTGAGTCTATTTCTTAG
- a CDS encoding TIGR00730 family Rossman fold protein → MSSNDITKLTVPDNFGDSHDSDVWSIFKIMGEFVEGYDKLFKIGPCVSVFGSARTKEGNPYYEMARQTAKKITEQGFGVITGGGPGIMEAANKGAQEGGGKSVGLGISLPHEQGVNSFVDQEYIIDFHYFFARKVMFVKYAQGFVVFPGGFGTLDEFFEALTLIQTRKVNAFPIVLIGSEYWEGLIDWITNTMVSNGTIAEEDVDLFHLTDDEDEAVEIICDFYQKHTLSPNF, encoded by the coding sequence ATGAGTAGTAACGATATTACGAAGCTGACAGTACCCGATAACTTTGGAGATAGCCATGACAGTGATGTATGGAGTATCTTCAAAATTATGGGAGAATTCGTGGAAGGGTATGACAAGCTGTTTAAAATAGGTCCTTGCGTTTCGGTGTTTGGGTCAGCGCGTACTAAAGAGGGAAATCCTTACTATGAGATGGCACGCCAAACGGCGAAAAAGATTACGGAACAGGGGTTTGGTGTTATTACGGGTGGGGGACCCGGTATTATGGAAGCGGCCAACAAAGGAGCACAAGAAGGAGGCGGTAAATCAGTAGGCCTGGGTATTTCACTGCCTCACGAGCAGGGGGTTAACAGTTTTGTTGATCAAGAATACATTATTGATTTCCATTACTTTTTTGCCCGAAAAGTGATGTTTGTGAAATATGCGCAGGGCTTTGTGGTGTTTCCCGGGGGATTTGGTACTTTAGATGAGTTTTTTGAGGCTTTAACGTTGATTCAAACTCGTAAGGTCAATGCTTTTCCTATTGTATTAATCGGATCCGAATATTGGGAGGGCTTAATTGACTGGATTACCAATACGATGGTTTCTAATGGGACTATTGCTGAGGAGGATGTCGATCTTTTCCACTTAACGGATGATGAGGATGAAGCTGTAGAGATTATTTGTGATTTTTATCAGAAACATACACTAAGTCCCAATTTTTAG
- the tkt gene encoding transketolase, whose protein sequence is MSSKKSSLDELCVNTIRTLSIDAVQAAESGHPGMPMGMADAAYVLWTKFLKHDPANPRWYNRDRFILSAGHGSMLLYSLLHLTGYDLSLQELKDFRQWGSLTPGHPEYGLTPGVETTTGPLGQGFATGVGMAMAERHLAAKYNKDGFPITDHYTYGIVSDGDLMEGISQEAASLAGHLELGKLIYLYDDNEISIDGSTDLAFTEDVEQRFDAAKWHTIKIDGHNHAEITRATEEAQQETERPSLIICRTHIGYGSPNKQDSAASHGAPLGEDEVRKTKENLNWVSEEKFHIPDKALSHFRTAIEDGAEAYQQWQDLLASYEEEYPDNANGLRDAINRELPDNFEEFLPEFEADEKGMATRASSGKVLQTLTENVPQLVGGSADLTGSNKTWIDDAGIFSASDYSGRNIHFGVREHAMGAALNGMALHEGIIPYGGTFLIFSDYCRPAIRIAALSHIPSIFVMTHDSIGLGEDGPTHQPIEHLASLRAMPYTLVLRPADANEVAWCWKSALTYTEGPSVMVLTRQNVPTFERTEANKSQNVTRGGYILANSEKDQPDAILMGSGSEVYRAMEAKEKLAEKDIDVRVVSMPAWELFRKQDEDYRQSVLPDEVTARVSIEAAATFGWKEWVGTKGTAMGVDRFGASAPYEDIFENFGLTSDDMVEEVIKLVE, encoded by the coding sequence ATGAGCTCAAAAAAATCCTCACTTGACGAGCTATGTGTAAACACGATTAGAACACTCTCGATTGATGCCGTGCAAGCAGCAGAATCAGGCCATCCGGGTATGCCCATGGGGATGGCTGATGCAGCCTATGTACTGTGGACAAAGTTTTTAAAGCATGATCCTGCTAATCCACGTTGGTATAATCGCGATCGGTTTATTCTTTCGGCGGGACATGGTTCTATGTTATTATATAGTTTATTGCATTTAACAGGTTACGATCTTTCCCTTCAAGAACTTAAAGACTTTCGTCAGTGGGGAAGTTTAACGCCTGGTCACCCAGAATATGGACTTACACCTGGTGTAGAAACAACAACTGGCCCGCTTGGGCAGGGGTTTGCTACCGGTGTTGGAATGGCTATGGCTGAACGACACCTGGCCGCGAAATATAATAAAGATGGATTCCCTATCACCGACCATTATACCTACGGTATCGTAAGTGATGGAGATTTAATGGAAGGTATTTCGCAAGAAGCTGCTTCGTTGGCAGGCCATCTCGAACTCGGAAAGCTCATTTATTTGTATGATGATAATGAGATTTCCATAGACGGAAGCACTGATCTTGCCTTCACCGAAGATGTTGAACAACGTTTTGATGCTGCCAAATGGCATACTATCAAGATTGATGGTCACAATCACGCAGAAATTACTCGTGCCACTGAAGAAGCCCAACAAGAAACAGAACGACCATCATTGATCATATGCCGTACTCATATTGGATATGGTAGTCCCAATAAGCAAGATAGTGCAGCGTCTCATGGGGCACCGTTGGGCGAAGATGAAGTGCGTAAAACAAAAGAAAATCTAAATTGGGTTTCGGAAGAGAAGTTTCATATTCCCGATAAAGCGTTATCACATTTCCGTACTGCTATTGAAGATGGAGCAGAAGCATATCAACAATGGCAAGACCTCTTGGCATCTTATGAAGAAGAGTATCCCGACAATGCTAATGGTTTGAGAGATGCGATCAATCGGGAACTACCAGATAATTTTGAGGAATTCTTGCCGGAATTTGAGGCTGATGAAAAGGGAATGGCAACAAGGGCTTCGTCAGGAAAAGTATTACAAACACTTACCGAAAATGTACCTCAATTGGTAGGTGGCTCTGCTGATTTAACCGGAAGTAATAAAACCTGGATTGATGATGCGGGTATCTTTTCTGCATCTGATTACAGTGGTCGAAATATCCACTTTGGTGTGCGTGAGCATGCTATGGGAGCCGCATTAAACGGGATGGCACTTCACGAGGGGATCATACCTTATGGTGGTACCTTCCTTATATTTTCCGATTATTGTCGTCCGGCTATTCGAATCGCTGCGTTATCACATATTCCTTCAATATTTGTAATGACGCATGATAGTATTGGGTTGGGCGAAGATGGTCCTACCCATCAACCGATCGAACATTTGGCTTCGCTGCGCGCTATGCCGTATACGTTGGTACTTCGTCCCGCTGATGCGAATGAGGTAGCTTGGTGCTGGAAATCTGCGTTGACATATACCGAGGGTCCATCGGTGATGGTGTTAACGCGTCAAAATGTGCCGACTTTCGAACGTACTGAAGCTAATAAGTCACAAAATGTTACCAGGGGTGGATATATCCTTGCCAATTCTGAGAAAGATCAGCCCGATGCGATTCTTATGGGCAGTGGATCTGAGGTGTATCGGGCCATGGAAGCAAAAGAAAAACTTGCTGAAAAGGATATCGATGTGCGTGTGGTGAGTATGCCTGCTTGGGAGCTGTTTCGCAAGCAAGACGAAGACTATCGTCAGTCAGTGCTGCCTGATGAAGTAACTGCGCGCGTTTCAATTGAAGCGGCGGCTACTTTTGGATGGAAAGAGTGGGTTGGTACCAAAGGGACTGCTATGGGGGTTGATCGCTTTGGAGCATCAGCACCTTATGAAGATATCTTTGAAAACTTTGGATTAACCAGCGATGATATGGTAGAGGAAGTCATCAAGTTGGTTGAGTAA
- a CDS encoding PP2C family protein-serine/threonine phosphatase yields the protein MGLKNEAQSAFQNTKSFYKEYVSGMTRERMGKEFYKDTDRLKQLYAEAVGEDVQKSEDKTIPGHLKIMRLFSALTQRLNPTRRLVFGLSVISFIAHYLFGFLQLTGIIIFYDFLLPFAFLTMAVLLLVELLEKSDVKREIDLAREIQLSLLPNTEHYRDNLEIASFANTAKEVGGDYVDVIESDEGTYIVIADVSGKGLSAALYMVRMQALVHLIIEKSSPSPKELFLELNNYVKSDIKDKTFVTACAAFFPKGEDHFIFARAGHNAPILFSNERDATFDLRSDGFALGMTTSQNMEQHLQEKKFHFKPNDSIIFYTDGLTESRNEWGEEYGDERLDGLISVYGSLHAKSIIHKIQSSLENFIGSEEPVDDVTFTCVHHIERK from the coding sequence ATGGGTTTAAAAAACGAAGCACAGTCAGCATTCCAGAATACCAAAAGCTTTTACAAGGAATACGTATCCGGTATGACCCGGGAACGGATGGGTAAAGAGTTTTACAAAGATACTGATCGGCTAAAACAGCTCTACGCCGAAGCCGTTGGCGAAGATGTGCAAAAATCTGAGGATAAGACGATTCCCGGTCATCTAAAAATTATGCGCCTGTTTTCAGCTCTTACGCAGCGGCTCAACCCAACCCGTCGATTGGTCTTCGGGTTATCCGTTATCTCGTTTATAGCTCATTATCTATTCGGGTTTTTACAACTTACGGGAATTATCATTTTTTATGACTTTTTGCTCCCCTTTGCCTTTCTCACAATGGCTGTGCTACTGCTTGTTGAGCTCCTTGAAAAATCGGATGTGAAACGAGAAATCGACCTCGCACGAGAAATTCAGCTTAGCCTGCTGCCCAACACTGAACACTACCGTGATAACCTTGAAATTGCCTCTTTTGCCAATACGGCCAAAGAAGTTGGCGGCGATTATGTGGATGTTATCGAGAGTGATGAAGGAACCTATATTGTCATTGCGGATGTTTCGGGCAAAGGACTTTCCGCTGCCTTGTATATGGTACGAATGCAAGCATTAGTCCATCTAATTATAGAAAAAAGTTCCCCCTCCCCTAAAGAGCTATTTTTGGAACTGAACAACTATGTTAAATCTGATATTAAGGATAAAACCTTTGTAACAGCCTGTGCCGCCTTTTTCCCAAAAGGAGAAGACCACTTTATCTTTGCCCGCGCCGGGCATAATGCCCCTATACTATTTAGTAACGAACGCGATGCGACCTTCGATTTACGCTCGGATGGTTTTGCCCTTGGGATGACGACCTCCCAAAATATGGAGCAACACCTGCAGGAAAAGAAATTTCATTTTAAACCCAACGACAGCATCATCTTTTATACTGATGGACTCACTGAATCGCGCAACGAATGGGGGGAAGAATATGGTGATGAACGATTGGATGGTCTTATAAGTGTTTATGGCTCGCTTCATGCTAAATCTATCATTCACAAGATACAATCGTCACTTGAAAATTTTATTGGCAGTGAAGAACCTGTAGATGATGTCACTTTTACGTGCGTGCATCACATTGAACGAAAATAA
- a CDS encoding tetratricopeptide repeat protein, with amino-acid sequence MKLFKSGISILLLGLFMLGLGQTADAQDRREAVQTYNNARELVNSGEYEQAIVQFQNAIEVAKQIGTEGQDIVERAEKKLPEVYRQIALDKYRTFKNDQTISNLDATIDAFDETKDVAEEYDNSPIADQADGVINQLLYSKSIVQYKQQNFKDALATLDQLIERDPNYAKAYYQKGIVLKKIEGTELERSMELFDKAIEVGQKTNDSQIVSRATTAAHDELVYRGASATEDKNYSRAKELLNRALEYNSNSADAHYRLAEAYNKTQDWQQAVDHSKEALGFETGGRTDKAKIYFELATAYQGLGQKENACGAFGNAAYGSFKSPAEHQMEYELECESATD; translated from the coding sequence ATGAAATTGTTTAAATCAGGTATATCGATATTACTTCTTGGCTTATTTATGTTAGGATTAGGCCAAACGGCAGACGCGCAGGATCGCAGAGAGGCTGTTCAAACATATAACAATGCTCGAGAATTAGTGAATTCTGGTGAATATGAGCAGGCCATTGTGCAGTTCCAAAATGCTATAGAAGTGGCGAAGCAAATTGGTACAGAGGGGCAAGACATTGTGGAGCGAGCAGAGAAGAAATTACCGGAAGTATATCGTCAAATTGCTCTTGATAAGTATCGTACGTTTAAAAATGACCAAACGATTTCTAACCTTGATGCTACGATTGATGCCTTTGATGAGACCAAGGATGTAGCAGAAGAGTATGATAATTCTCCAATTGCAGATCAGGCTGATGGCGTTATTAATCAGTTGTTGTATAGCAAGTCTATTGTTCAGTACAAGCAGCAAAACTTCAAAGATGCACTTGCTACGCTTGATCAACTTATAGAGCGAGATCCAAATTATGCTAAGGCATACTATCAAAAAGGTATTGTACTCAAGAAAATTGAGGGCACCGAATTAGAGCGGTCTATGGAGCTTTTTGATAAAGCTATTGAGGTTGGGCAAAAAACTAATGACTCACAGATTGTATCCCGAGCAACAACAGCAGCTCATGATGAGCTTGTTTATCGCGGTGCTTCTGCAACTGAAGATAAAAACTATTCTCGTGCTAAAGAATTGTTAAATCGTGCCTTAGAGTATAATTCTAACTCAGCTGATGCACATTATCGTTTGGCTGAAGCGTATAATAAAACCCAGGATTGGCAACAGGCCGTAGATCATTCTAAAGAAGCGCTTGGCTTTGAAACTGGTGGACGTACTGATAAAGCTAAGATTTATTTTGAGCTTGCAACGGCTTATCAAGGATTAGGACAAAAAGAAAATGCATGCGGTGCTTTTGGTAATGCTGCTTATGGTTCATTCAAATCCCCAGCTGAGCACCAAATGGAATATGAACTTGAATGTGAAAGTGCTACTGACTAA
- the ald gene encoding alanine dehydrogenase, producing the protein MIIGVPKEIKTHENRVALLPGGVTRLKRNGHDVFIQKGAGKGSGFPDEQYEEAGAKIIDDVEALWDKAEMIMKVKEPIEEEYGRMKEGQIIFTYFHFAASEKLTEAVQESGAVAIAYETVEKEDGSLPLLIPMSEVAGRMASQEGAKYLEKPEGGLGILLGGIPGVKPANVLVIGGGIVGVNAAKIAAGMGANTTIMDIDMSRLRYLDDIMPRNIDTMFSSEANIRKMLPDVDMVIGAVLIPGAKAPSLITRDMLSDMQKGSVLVDVAIDQGGCFETSKATTHDEPIYEVDGVVHYCVANMPGAVPRTSTIGLTNVTLPYAVDIANKGWKEALKDDDELLKGLNVVDGDIVYKEVAEAFDMEYTPLEEVL; encoded by the coding sequence ATGATAATAGGCGTACCCAAAGAAATTAAAACACACGAGAACCGGGTTGCATTATTACCTGGTGGCGTTACTCGATTAAAAAGAAATGGTCACGATGTATTCATCCAGAAAGGAGCAGGTAAGGGTAGTGGCTTCCCTGATGAGCAATACGAAGAGGCTGGGGCAAAAATTATTGATGACGTTGAAGCCTTGTGGGATAAGGCTGAAATGATCATGAAAGTAAAAGAGCCTATCGAAGAAGAGTATGGCCGAATGAAAGAGGGCCAAATAATTTTTACTTACTTTCACTTTGCTGCAAGTGAGAAGCTAACAGAAGCGGTGCAGGAATCTGGTGCCGTTGCCATTGCCTATGAGACGGTTGAAAAAGAGGACGGTTCATTGCCGTTGCTTATCCCCATGAGTGAAGTAGCAGGACGTATGGCATCCCAAGAAGGAGCTAAGTATCTGGAAAAGCCGGAAGGCGGACTGGGGATTCTTTTAGGAGGAATTCCTGGCGTAAAACCTGCTAATGTATTAGTAATTGGCGGAGGTATTGTTGGGGTTAATGCTGCAAAAATTGCTGCCGGGATGGGAGCGAATACCACAATAATGGATATCGATATGTCTCGATTGCGATATCTGGATGATATTATGCCTCGTAATATCGATACCATGTTCTCCTCAGAAGCAAATATTCGAAAGATGCTTCCCGATGTTGATATGGTTATCGGTGCAGTTCTGATACCTGGGGCGAAAGCACCAAGTTTGATTACCCGAGATATGTTGTCAGACATGCAGAAGGGATCGGTGCTGGTAGACGTTGCTATTGATCAGGGAGGATGTTTTGAAACTTCAAAGGCTACCACGCATGATGAACCTATATATGAAGTTGACGGTGTAGTACACTATTGTGTAGCTAATATGCCAGGGGCGGTACCACGTACCTCAACAATTGGTTTAACCAATGTTACGCTTCCTTATGCGGTAGATATTGCGAATAAAGGTTGGAAAGAGGCGCTAAAAGATGACGATGAGCTGCTTAAAGGTCTCAATGTGGTAGATGGAGATATCGTTTACAAAGAGGTTGCAGAAGCGTTTGATATGGAATACACGCCACTTGAAGAGGTATTGTAA
- a CDS encoding AAA family ATPase — protein MGKIISIANQKGGVGKTTTAINLAASLAAIEHTTLIIDIDPQSNTTSGLGIEAKTVSHSVYEVMVGGVEASEAVRETELPFLELIPSHINLVGAEIEMIDRDQRERILEKAISGLKDQYDFIIIDCPPSLGLLTINALTASDAVLIPVQCEYFALEGLGQLLNTIKIVRQHLNTELEIEGVLLTMYDTRTRLSDQVADEVRKYFDDRVFESIIKRNVRLAEAPSFGKPAVLYDSTSTGAKNYLALAREIIHRNKELFKDSPVFASS, from the coding sequence ATGGGCAAAATAATATCTATAGCGAACCAAAAAGGCGGAGTAGGGAAAACGACCACAGCTATTAACTTAGCTGCCAGCCTCGCTGCTATTGAACACACAACGCTAATCATTGATATCGATCCCCAGAGTAATACAACCAGTGGGTTAGGCATCGAAGCCAAAACGGTATCCCATTCGGTCTATGAAGTAATGGTAGGAGGGGTTGAGGCCTCGGAAGCTGTTCGGGAGACCGAGTTGCCTTTTCTGGAGTTAATTCCATCCCATATAAATCTGGTAGGCGCTGAAATTGAAATGATCGACCGAGATCAGCGAGAACGGATTCTCGAAAAAGCTATTTCGGGACTTAAAGACCAATATGATTTTATCATTATCGATTGTCCGCCTTCGTTAGGGTTGTTAACTATTAACGCTTTAACAGCTTCAGATGCGGTATTAATTCCTGTTCAGTGCGAATATTTTGCCCTTGAAGGTCTTGGTCAGCTATTAAATACTATTAAAATTGTACGTCAGCACTTGAATACAGAACTTGAAATTGAGGGTGTGCTATTAACGATGTATGATACTCGTACTCGATTATCTGATCAGGTTGCAGATGAAGTTCGAAAGTATTTCGATGATCGAGTATTTGAGTCGATTATTAAGCGTAATGTGCGTCTTGCGGAGGCCCCCAGTTTTGGTAAGCCTGCCGTGTTATATGATTCCACAAGTACGGGTGCTAAGAATTATCTTGCATTGGCACGAGAAATAATCCATCGCAATAAAGAGCTTTTTAAGGATAGTCCGGTATTTGCGAGCAGTTAA
- a CDS encoding M23 family metallopeptidase, translating into MRNSFLLGVTFLLFIWGCHSEQSDFEKIEDNSLDLQTVTLDSSLIEPTYDEYGIPIDSVNVDDHQIQRNESLYLILDKYGFSPQEIYRITDQAQGLIDFSSFKPGQRYRVYTQQDSTNSLSHLLWRVNSLEYVVFDWAKDSLDIYKVARPLKRDLAATSGTIENSLYQTVSAQGKSQLLANRLANIFAWQINFFGLRSGDSFKALYEQQFIDDQFLGIGDVKAAEFTHRGETYRAYKFSHDDINGFYTEEGKSVQKALLQAPFKFSQRVSSNFSRSRYHPILKKRVPHYGVDYAAPPGTPVLAVGDGRVTEARYRGANGNIVKITHNSTYRTAYLHLQGFARGVSRGVRVEQGQVIGYVGSTGRATGPHLHYSLYKNDQPVNSRTVDLPSSESVPDSLMDVFTQHRDRLDRELKERLNEQTDSPVITQVNTK; encoded by the coding sequence ATGCGAAATAGCTTTCTTTTAGGGGTAACTTTTTTACTATTTATCTGGGGATGCCATTCAGAGCAATCAGATTTTGAGAAAATCGAGGACAATTCACTCGATTTACAAACGGTCACATTAGATAGTTCGCTCATTGAGCCAACGTATGATGAGTATGGTATACCGATTGATAGTGTAAACGTTGACGATCACCAAATTCAACGCAACGAAAGCCTTTATCTTATACTCGACAAATATGGTTTTTCGCCCCAGGAAATTTATCGAATAACTGATCAAGCACAAGGATTAATCGATTTTAGTTCCTTTAAGCCGGGACAGCGTTATCGCGTATATACCCAACAAGATAGCACGAATAGTCTTTCACATCTATTGTGGCGTGTAAATTCACTGGAATATGTTGTTTTTGATTGGGCAAAAGATTCTTTGGATATATATAAGGTTGCAAGACCTCTTAAGCGAGACTTAGCTGCAACATCAGGAACAATAGAAAACTCATTATATCAAACTGTAAGCGCACAAGGGAAAAGCCAACTGTTGGCAAATAGATTGGCGAATATATTTGCCTGGCAGATTAATTTTTTTGGATTACGGTCTGGAGATTCTTTCAAAGCATTATATGAGCAGCAATTTATTGATGATCAGTTTTTAGGTATTGGAGATGTAAAAGCTGCGGAATTCACACACCGTGGGGAGACTTACCGGGCCTATAAATTTTCGCATGATGATATTAACGGTTTTTATACTGAGGAAGGTAAAAGTGTGCAAAAAGCATTATTACAAGCTCCTTTTAAATTTAGTCAGCGTGTGAGTTCAAACTTTTCGCGCAGTCGGTATCACCCCATTCTAAAGAAACGGGTACCTCATTATGGCGTTGATTATGCTGCGCCACCGGGAACGCCGGTGCTTGCGGTTGGAGATGGTAGAGTTACAGAGGCACGCTATCGAGGAGCAAATGGTAATATTGTGAAGATCACCCATAATTCGACCTATCGTACAGCTTACTTGCACTTGCAAGGCTTTGCAAGGGGAGTGTCTCGAGGAGTACGAGTTGAGCAGGGACAGGTGATTGGCTACGTAGGAAGTACGGGACGGGCTACCGGACCACACCTGCACTATTCGCTCTATAAAAATGATCAGCCCGTAAACTCTCGTACGGTAGATTTGCCTTCTTCAGAATCGGTACCTGATAGTTTGATGGATGTTTTTACACAACACCGCGATCGGTTAGATCGTGAGTTAAAAGAACGACTTAATGAACAAACAGATAGCCCTGTTATCACACAGGTGAATACAAAATAA